The proteins below come from a single Tachypleus tridentatus isolate NWPU-2018 chromosome 13, ASM421037v1, whole genome shotgun sequence genomic window:
- the LOC143240717 gene encoding rho GTPase-activating protein 45-like isoform X5: protein MSSRGLYDCIETLADMCMHMFCPLEPDKMEKTDRVSDYIMGDLDPRQSQKDESSENLLSSSGVSNLVFSQGKGPKSPVLSPEDIDLKLLATEDGVSLALQRAKLWSKYAKDVICYVEKKTSQEMEHARNLTKLAQSMKPVLKEESYLPFQSIYCTALDQDLEYASSLYDNYEMLHTHKFIEPLSARRVEYEKARKQIKDRWHRELKKMEETVSNLRKARALYVQRQQDYEKAKDSADKAENCENNESSSKVDKKRRLEDDTLQKAKEAETTYKACVAEANERQLWLEKTKREVLQEVRELICHCDQTMKAVTVSYFQLQHTMSAPFPVQFQTLCESSRLYEPGQQYMEYVKRLPEPLGWSTKVLPAFVFEPYSPDSRSEKSSRSSNVSVNSYEDVLHRHLVESNGATLQQPLRIFNGFSRFIQSSDTDSISSCQSTKFQENWSPPSPQLGSYKIRSMSIGDEFEMDTDQVDCSMPSVRRLFMSKAAETHSFKKIRKPSRCRECDSYVYFQGFECLQCGLACHKKCLENLAIQCGSTRVPCKMTTFGVNLTTHAAETGRKIPLIVIRCVSEIDQRGSSIRGIYRVSGVKSRVENLCQLFENTPDLVDLYKIHPFVIASVLKRFFMQLSEPLLTFELYQEFIELAKDNSVQKEVCEKETIEKLKELVNKLPTVHYITLAFLIHHLKRISENVEKNNMPPSNLGIVFGPNLLKTSEGNASLNSLIDTVHQAKAIELLIIHVEEIFGPPEVAYPDILQELDELYRMKPWNKNEEHPVERSVSTTSDVSDDHNYSLEPADDSELLDDSMQETSLDLEVPESVRSKLPRCDSDEWLVSEIELDSDKPLLLESSPFIRSKYSFYGKSRLRKVSPNHHIYEGNVQSLENEGNMKTDEKQPCHDSIDSASNHRVPEMSLSHYYGLSIHLNSTPTHKNPAVVHSSTPRIHTNGKSAGCPPSRVSEELATVTSQDKPETNMYLTAPTVNVAGQNILTSPVSAQHPGVKHSSHSCSSHLEQQPCDTRQQKERLSDETLHAINSSSKNREILGLSVLDRNITFPRSRYSLACLPVSTSESRSRTSSLPNEEPYTILAPDKNKVSQQKLDVPSQKLERRHVNTLAVSNKSSQTPTVPLFSSSLGPLSPKVSSSKTSRYEITTDIQKGETQRENSPCSQLHFV from the exons TCTTCCGAAAATCTTCTGTCGTCAAGTGGTGTTTCTAATCTAGTGTTCTCACAAGGAAAAGGACCAA AATCTCCAGTCCTTTCACCCGAGGATATCGACCTCAAACTTCTGGCCACCGAGGATGGAGTCTCACTCGCCTTACAGAGAGCAAAGCTATGGTCCAAGTACGCAAAGGATGTTATTTGTTACGTAGAAAAAAAGACTAGTCAAG AAATGGAACATGCTCGTAACCTGACAAAGTTAGCACAGTCGATGAAACCGGTTTTGAAAGAAGAG AGTTACTTACCGTTCCAGTCCATTTACTGTACAGCTCTCGATCAGGATCTGGAATATGCTAGCTCCCTCTATGATAACTACGAAATGCTACACACTCATAAGTTTATTGAG CCACTGTCTGCGAGAAGGGTTGAGTATGAAAAAGCTCGAAAACAAATCAAAGACAGGTGGCATCGAGAACTAAAGAAAATG GAGGAAACAGTTTCAAATCTTCGAAAAGCCAGAGCACTTTATGTTCAAAGACAACAAGATTATGAAAAGGCCAAAGATTCTGCAGACAAGGCTGAAAATTGTGAGAACAATGAATCATCGAGCAAAGTGGACAAAAAACGGCGACTTGAAGATGATACCCTTCAGAAGGCTAAAGAAGCTGAAACAACTTATAAGGCTTGTGTAGCCGAAGCTAATGAGAGACAACTGTGGTTAGAAAAGACAAAG AGAGAAGTGTTACAAGAAGTGAGAGAATTGATCTGCCATTGTGATCAGACAATGAAAGCTGTGACTGTGTCTTACTTCCAGCTTCAGCACACTATGTCAGCACCTTTTCCTGTTCAG TTCCAGACACTGTGTGAAAGTAGCAGGCTTTACGAACCAGGACAACAGTACATGGAGTATGTAAAGAGACTGCCTGAACCATTGGGATGGTCTACCAAAGTTCTACCTGCATTTGTTTTTGAACCTTATTCACCTGATTCCAG ATCAGAAAAATCGTCACGATCTTCAAACGTTTCAGTCAACAGCTATGAGGATGTATTACATCGTCACTTAGTTGAATCAA ATGGTGCCACATTACAACAGCCTTTACGGATTTTCAATGGCTTTTCTCGATTTATTCAATCAAGCGATACAGATAGCATAAGTAGCTGTCAGAGTACAAAATTTCAAGAGAACTGGTCACCTCCAAGTCCTCAGTTGGGGTCATACAAAATCAGAAGCATGTCCATAGGAGATGAATTCGAAATGGACACAGATCAGG ttGATTGTTCTATGCCTTCAGTCAGAAGGCTCTTCATGTCCAAGGCTGCTGAGACACACAGTTTCAAAAAGATCAGAAAACCATCCAGGTGTAGAGAGTGTGATTCATATGTTTATTTCCAAGGATTTGAATGCTTGCAG TGTGGGCTTGCATGCCACAAGAAATGTTTGGAGAATTTAGCCATTCAGTGTGGGAGTACTAGAGTACCGTGCAAGATGACCACTTTCGGAGTCAATCTGACCACTCATGCAGCAGAAACTGGCAGAAAGATCCCTTTGATAGTCATTCGATGCGTTTCAGAAATAGATCAAAGAGGATCATCCATAAGA GGAATATATCGGGTGTCAGGGGTCAAGTCCCGTGTTGAAAATCTGTGTCAGCTTTTTGAAAATACTCCAGATTTGGTTGACCTGTACAAAATCCATCCCTTTGTCATAGCTAGTGTCCTCAAGAGGTTCTTCATGCAG TTGTCTGAACCACTTTTAACGTTTGAACTTTATCAAGAATTTATAGAGCTTGCAAAG GACAATTCAGTACAGAAAGAAGTGTGTGAGAAAGAAACCATTGAGAAGCTCAAAGAATTGGTTAATAAGCTTCCAACAGTGCACTATATAACTCTGGCATTTTTAATCCACCATTTGAAAAG gATATCAGAAAATGTAGAGAAGAATAACATGCCACCAAGTAACCTTGGTATTGTGTTTGGACCAAACTTGCTTAAAACAAG TGAAGGAAATGCCTCGTTGAACTCTTTGATCGACACGGTGCATCAAGCTAAGGCCATAGAATTGTTGATCATTCATGTGGAAGAGATTTTTGGACCACCTGAAGTGGCCTATCCAGACATTCTTCAAGAACTGGATGAGTTATATAGGATGAAACCATGGAATAAAA ATGAGGAACATCCTGTTGAGCGTTCAGTATCAACTACAAGTGATGTTAGTGATGACCACAACTATAGTCTGGAACCTGCTGATGACAGTGAACTTCTTGATGACTCCATGCAAGAAACTTCTCTTGACCTGGAGGTTCCAGAATCTGTAAGGAGCAAACTACCCAGGTGTGACTCAG ATGAATGGCTGGTTTCAGAGATTGAACTAGACAGTGATAAACCACTTCTGCTAGAGAGCTCACCATTCATTAGGTCCAAGTATTCATTCTACGGAAAGTCAAGGCTCAGAAAAGTGAGCCCTAATCATCACATCTACGAGGGCAATGTTCAGAGCCTGGAAAATGAAGGTAATATGAAAACAGATGAAAAACAGCCTTGTCATGATAGTATTGACAGTGCTTCTAATCATAGAGTACCTGAAATGTCTCTCAGTCATTATTATGGGCTTTCCATACACCTCAACTCCACTCCAACTCATAAAAATCCTGCTGTTGTTCACTCTTCCACTCCAAGAATTCACACGAATGGAAAATCTGCAGGCTGTCCTCCTTCCCGAGTCAGTGAAGAATTAGCTACAGTTACTAGTCAAGACAAACCTGAAACTAACATGTATTTAACAGCACCAACAGTCAATGTTGCTGGACAGAATATTCTCACATCACCAGTCAGTGCCCAGCATCCAGGTGTAAAACATTCCTCGCACTCTTGTAGCTCGCACTTAGAGCAACAACCGTGTGACACACGGCAGCAAAAGGAGAGACTTTCAGATGAGACCTTACATGCTATCAATTCTAGTTCAAAAAACAGAGAGATCTTAG GGCTGTCTGTTCTAGATAGGAATATAACTTTCCCCCGTAGCCGCTACTCTTTAGCCTGTCTTCCAGTTTCCACGTCAGAAAGCAGGTCTCGAACAAG TTCACTACCTAACGAGGAACCTTATACTATTTTGGCTcctgataaaaataaagtatcacAGCAAAAACTGGATGTCCCATCCCAAAAACTTGAAAGACGACACGTTAACACTTTGGCCGTTTCAAATAAAAGTTCACAAACACCAACAGTGCCCTTGTTCTCTTCATCGCTCGGTCCGTTAAGCCCAAAAGTTAGCTCGTCCAAAACCTCGCGCTATGAAATTACAACAGACATCCAAAAGGGGGAGACACAAAGAGAAAATAGTCCCTGCAGCCAACTACACTTCGTCTGA